Proteins encoded by one window of Synechococcus sp. MVIR-18-1:
- a CDS encoding iron uptake porin, which yields MKLFHQLLVAPAALGLLAPVAANATELNINGVSDYAATGEQVTSITQFSDVYPTDWAYQALSNLIERYGCVAGYPNGTYRGNRAMTRFEAAALLNACLDRVTEVTDELKRLMKEFEKELAILKGRVDGLEARVGELEATQFSTTTKLKGQATFVLGANSFSGNAEQGAQDLAVATFTGTDLGSTVDEGEGFRNGVNGTKRARAAAATSGATSFNYDLRLFLDTSFTGKDLLRTMLRAGNFGDSAFSGGGYVGLDAMETAFEEGSGINSVGVNRLWYQFPIGDSFTATVGGLVRQDDMLAVWPSAYPADTVLDFFTYAGAPATYNLGLGQGAGISWESDDFSISANYLSTNGFLSDPNAGGFATDAAGSNGTVQIAYAPENWGLAAAYNYTSQNAGTLYAGNGTPLAVSATGDGNNSSFGLSAWWSPEEAGWIPSVSAGYGFNSITNDDSNLYRSVDTQSWYVGLQWADAFMKGNTLGMAVGQPTFVTSVDYRNDFNNNSDFVADGNYAWEWWYQFQVTDNISVTPAIYYLSRPYGDLTDGRGTVVGGDRNDSTFSNFGGLVKTTFKF from the coding sequence ATGAAACTTTTCCATCAACTGCTGGTGGCCCCAGCAGCCCTGGGCCTTTTGGCACCTGTGGCTGCTAACGCCACTGAGCTGAACATCAACGGTGTTTCTGACTACGCCGCTACAGGCGAGCAAGTCACCAGCATCACTCAGTTTTCAGACGTCTACCCAACCGACTGGGCTTATCAGGCACTTAGCAACCTGATCGAGCGCTACGGCTGTGTTGCTGGTTACCCCAACGGCACCTACCGCGGTAACAGGGCGATGACCCGCTTTGAAGCGGCTGCTCTGTTGAACGCTTGCCTCGACCGCGTCACTGAAGTGACCGACGAGCTCAAGCGCCTGATGAAAGAGTTCGAAAAGGAACTCGCCATCCTCAAGGGCCGTGTTGACGGACTTGAAGCCCGCGTTGGTGAACTGGAAGCAACTCAGTTCTCCACCACCACCAAGCTGAAGGGTCAAGCCACCTTCGTGCTTGGCGCTAACTCTTTCTCTGGTAATGCAGAGCAAGGTGCGCAGGATTTAGCGGTGGCCACCTTCACCGGAACAGATCTTGGTTCTACCGTTGATGAAGGAGAGGGTTTCCGCAACGGTGTTAATGGAACCAAGCGTGCTCGTGCAGCTGCCGCAACTTCCGGCGCTACGTCCTTCAACTATGACCTGCGTCTTTTCTTAGACACCAGCTTCACTGGTAAGGACTTGCTGCGCACGATGTTGCGTGCTGGCAACTTCGGTGATTCAGCTTTCAGTGGCGGCGGCTATGTCGGCCTCGATGCAATGGAGACTGCATTCGAAGAGGGTTCTGGTATTAACAGCGTCGGCGTAAACCGCCTTTGGTATCAGTTCCCCATTGGTGACAGCTTCACTGCAACCGTTGGTGGACTTGTTCGTCAGGACGACATGTTGGCTGTATGGCCAAGTGCATATCCTGCCGACACCGTTCTTGACTTCTTCACTTACGCCGGTGCACCTGCGACTTACAACCTCGGCCTAGGCCAAGGTGCTGGTATTTCTTGGGAATCCGATGATTTCAGTATCAGTGCTAACTACCTGAGTACAAACGGGTTCTTGTCTGATCCAAATGCAGGTGGTTTTGCCACTGACGCAGCTGGTTCAAACGGTACCGTTCAGATTGCTTATGCACCTGAAAACTGGGGTTTAGCTGCTGCATACAACTACACCTCTCAAAACGCTGGCACCCTTTACGCCGGAAATGGAACACCTCTTGCGGTTTCCGCAACCGGAGATGGAAATAATTCCTCTTTCGGCTTGAGTGCTTGGTGGTCTCCTGAAGAAGCTGGTTGGATTCCTAGCGTTAGCGCAGGTTACGGCTTCAACAGCATCACTAATGATGACTCCAATCTCTACCGGTCTGTTGACACTCAGTCCTGGTATGTGGGCCTTCAGTGGGCTGATGCCTTCATGAAGGGCAACACCTTGGGCATGGCCGTTGGTCAGCCCACCTTCGTGACCTCAGTCGACTACCGCAACGACTTCAACAACAACTCAGACTTCGTTGCTGATGGCAACTACGCCTGGGAGTGGTGGTATCAGTTCCAAGTCACCGACAACATCTCTGTGACTCCTGCGATCTACTACCTCAGCCGCCCTTATGGCGATCTGACTGATGGCCGTGGAACCGTTGTTGGTGGAGATCGTAATGATTCCACCTTCAGCAACTTCGGTGGACTTGTGAAGACCACCTTCAAGTTCTGA
- a CDS encoding oxidoreductase, with protein sequence MSLSNMAGIKAQSVLRDLAQTCSTPAGVGLLSNLGYLLWLAAAAVALFTAHSRLPGIRGKQLQLLACGGWFSLILCIDDMFLLHDRYIGQTFLYVTYAIFAALIAIRYRRQLMASKGEIFVLSAALLGASIGIDQIQPSEIDHPMAYRTYQLLEEGAKFLGIATWVLFWSQACALSIKSVRPAQDA encoded by the coding sequence TTGAGCCTCAGCAATATGGCTGGGATCAAGGCGCAGTCTGTGCTGCGCGATCTGGCACAGACCTGCAGCACCCCAGCAGGTGTAGGACTGCTGTCGAACCTCGGCTACCTGCTCTGGCTCGCCGCCGCCGCAGTAGCCCTGTTTACAGCCCATTCAAGACTCCCTGGCATTAGAGGCAAACAACTGCAATTACTGGCCTGCGGCGGATGGTTTTCCCTCATCCTCTGCATCGATGACATGTTTCTGCTCCACGATCGCTACATCGGACAGACCTTCCTTTATGTGACGTACGCAATATTCGCCGCACTGATCGCCATTCGCTATCGCAGGCAGCTGATGGCCAGTAAAGGTGAGATTTTCGTGCTCTCCGCGGCACTACTCGGAGCATCCATTGGCATCGATCAAATTCAACCCAGTGAAATTGACCATCCAATGGCTTACAGGACCTATCAACTTCTGGAGGAGGGCGCCAAATTCCTTGGTATTGCCACCTGGGTTCTGTTTTGGAGCCAAGCCTGTGCGCTAAGCATCAAATCCGTTCGACCTGCTCAAGACGCCTAA
- a CDS encoding pectate lyase, with product MKARKFLHDLQKLQVHLDLRPVLFLTLMYGVVAFLPFGIFGWLQNEDGLMEWGSVALLILSAINAFRLQKQSPQGWERLGWLLFLLLCCLFIGEEISWGERLHGAGIDAIRSINTQGETNLHNIAVFQGKGLLHLGWAGLGLILGLAGFVFRTAPLIPATRFTLYFTVPAIWYLGFEFCRKAGECLITVANHQEIYELLIIAGLYLHTRNWCRKRGISTRILATG from the coding sequence ATGAAAGCGAGAAAATTTCTTCATGACCTTCAAAAGCTGCAGGTTCATCTTGACCTCAGACCTGTTCTATTTCTCACCTTGATGTACGGCGTCGTCGCCTTTCTTCCCTTTGGCATCTTTGGGTGGCTTCAGAACGAGGATGGGCTGATGGAGTGGGGAAGCGTGGCCCTGCTGATCCTCTCGGCCATCAACGCTTTTCGCCTTCAAAAGCAATCACCGCAGGGATGGGAGCGACTGGGCTGGCTGTTGTTTTTGCTTCTCTGCTGTCTGTTCATCGGAGAAGAAATCAGCTGGGGCGAGCGACTCCACGGTGCCGGCATCGACGCCATCCGATCGATTAACACCCAGGGCGAAACGAACCTGCACAACATCGCCGTCTTCCAGGGGAAAGGGCTCCTGCATCTCGGATGGGCAGGCCTCGGGCTGATCCTCGGCCTGGCGGGATTCGTATTCCGCACCGCACCGCTTATCCCCGCAACGCGGTTCACGCTCTATTTCACAGTGCCAGCGATCTGGTACTTGGGGTTCGAATTCTGCAGGAAAGCTGGCGAATGCCTGATCACTGTCGCCAATCATCAGGAGATTTATGAGCTGCTGATCATCGCTGGGCTCTACCTGCACACGCGCAACTGGTGCCGAAAGCGTGGCATTTCAACCCGTATTTTGGCCACTGGCTGA